From Saprospiraceae bacterium, one genomic window encodes:
- a CDS encoding AAA family ATPase — protein MNIRKAQRRQASIKMAIQGPAGSGKTYSSLLIAKGLCGNLEKVCIIDTENGSSDLYDHLGTYYIIAIQSPFSPEKYIQAIELAESKGMEVIILDSLSHSWEFLIDFHASLTGNSFSNWAKVTPRHNALITKILSSNAHIIATLRVKQDYVLNDKGNGKLVPEKVGLKAIQRDGVDYEFTLVFDLDIRHHASCSKDRTGLFINLPEFMLTESTGRSIREWCHQGVEEVIRRIEGAQDLNELSQVYYQSKDRFPELLGQFTSRKNYLINSKSMQNGTTNN, from the coding sequence ATGAATATACGCAAAGCACAAAGAAGACAAGCCAGCATTAAGATGGCCATTCAGGGGCCTGCAGGTTCTGGTAAAACCTATTCCTCACTTTTGATCGCTAAGGGTTTATGTGGAAATCTTGAAAAGGTGTGCATCATTGACACTGAAAATGGCTCATCTGATCTTTATGATCATCTGGGCACGTATTATATTATAGCTATTCAATCGCCCTTTAGTCCTGAGAAATACATCCAGGCCATCGAGCTTGCTGAATCAAAGGGCATGGAGGTGATCATCCTGGACTCACTTTCCCATTCCTGGGAATTTCTGATTGATTTTCACGCATCTCTTACAGGAAATTCATTTTCCAATTGGGCAAAGGTTACACCCAGGCACAATGCCTTGATCACTAAAATCCTAAGCTCCAATGCCCACATCATCGCCACCCTCAGGGTTAAGCAGGATTATGTACTCAATGACAAGGGCAATGGTAAGCTGGTCCCAGAAAAAGTAGGTCTGAAAGCCATTCAAAGAGATGGAGTGGATTATGAATTTACCCTGGTATTTGATCTTGATATCAGGCATCATGCAAGTTGCAGCAAGGATAGGACAGGACTGTTTATCAATCTGCCTGAATTTATGCTGACAGAATCCACTGGCAGAAGTATCAGGGAGTGGTGTCATCAGGGTGTAGAGGAGGTTATCAGGAGAATAGAGGGAGCCCAGGATCTCAATGAACTTAGCCAGGTGTATTATCAATCCAAAGATCGCTTCCCAGAACTTCTGGGACAGTTTACAAGTCGAAAAAATTATTTAATTAACTCAAAATCAATGCAAAATGGAACTACAAACAATTAA
- a CDS encoding right-handed parallel beta-helix repeat-containing protein, with protein sequence MAKFFYFSVLFSLIQIHARPLYVSADYGNDNNDGSKPTNAFKTLQAAADKTRPGDTVWVDYGIYQSKAKEILRIKNSGTDKKWIVYKSISEDRPIIKIQFDAAILIDGASYISIEGFEIKQDDEWYDKMFLGADPDFKTSTGNGITSQRVSHKSKICHHIKIQDNLIHSCPGSGIFFQHADYLTIQFNQIYENGELNLTNNSGIRIQHLVEFDQNEGVHILINGNTIHHQRRKSRLEEEIADCDKTYSGSGISVRDNRYATIDASSKGYLQPIQISNNVIHNNSGIGIDVIETDHLKIIHNTCFRNNRNIFVKCGELYIRNSTNGVVANNIFYANQDKRASQINNFERFFISHNLYFNSLQFTRGEVDLVTDPMFVKANNFESLVDFQLKSKSPAIDAGNKLYTTAYDHAGSVRIHGSQVDIGAYEYIGSKPHPRNYKPAHVDDKTIKLFWQAGYSETTDQILISNHKNRNFSARLFRGNGVFIQQVIEDENSYGGIEFDVSDFPEGWYFVVAYNQIDYFVQRFYVK encoded by the coding sequence ATGGCAAAATTCTTTTATTTCTCTGTCCTTTTTTCTTTGATTCAAATCCACGCAAGACCCCTGTATGTTTCAGCAGATTATGGCAATGACAACAATGACGGCAGTAAGCCTACCAATGCTTTTAAGACGCTGCAGGCAGCCGCCGACAAAACCAGACCCGGTGATACAGTCTGGGTGGATTATGGAATATATCAGTCAAAAGCCAAAGAGATTCTTCGGATAAAAAATTCGGGGACCGACAAAAAGTGGATTGTCTATAAATCCATCTCTGAAGACAGACCCATTATAAAAATTCAATTTGACGCTGCCATTTTAATTGACGGAGCGTCGTATATATCCATTGAAGGTTTTGAAATCAAACAGGATGATGAGTGGTATGACAAAATGTTCTTGGGGGCTGACCCCGATTTTAAAACTTCTACAGGCAATGGAATTACATCCCAGAGGGTGAGCCACAAATCTAAAATCTGCCATCACATCAAAATTCAGGACAATTTGATACACTCTTGTCCCGGGTCCGGTATCTTTTTTCAACACGCAGATTACCTGACCATACAATTCAACCAGATTTACGAAAATGGAGAGCTTAATCTAACCAATAACAGCGGAATTCGAATTCAACATTTGGTGGAATTTGATCAAAACGAAGGAGTACATATACTGATTAATGGTAACACCATTCATCATCAAAGAAGAAAATCCAGGCTGGAAGAAGAAATTGCCGATTGCGACAAAACATATAGCGGCAGTGGGATCTCCGTTCGCGACAATCGCTATGCCACGATAGACGCTTCCTCAAAAGGTTATCTTCAACCCATCCAAATTTCCAACAACGTGATTCACAACAATTCAGGCATAGGGATAGATGTGATTGAGACGGATCATCTAAAAATCATTCACAATACCTGCTTCCGGAATAACCGCAATATTTTTGTGAAATGTGGAGAACTCTATATTCGAAATTCTACAAATGGAGTTGTAGCAAATAATATCTTTTATGCAAATCAGGACAAAAGAGCAAGTCAGATCAACAATTTTGAAAGGTTTTTCATAAGTCACAATTTGTATTTTAATTCTCTCCAGTTTACAAGGGGTGAAGTTGATTTGGTGACAGATCCAATGTTTGTTAAAGCGAATAATTTTGAATCATTGGTTGATTTTCAACTGAAGTCGAAGAGTCCTGCCATAGATGCGGGAAATAAGCTTTACACCACAGCTTATGACCATGCGGGATCAGTTCGAATTCATGGCAGTCAGGTTGACATTGGGGCATACGAGTACATAGGCTCCAAGCCACATCCAAGAAATTACAAACCTGCCCATGTAGATGACAAAACCATTAAACTTTTTTGGCAGGCCGGCTATTCGGAAACCACCGATCAAATCCTGATTTCCAATCACAAAAATCGCAATTTTTCTGCCAGGCTTTTCAGGGGCAATGGTGTATTTATTCAACAGGTCATAGAAGATGAAAATAGCTATGGTGGAATCGAATTTGATGTCTCTGATTTTCCGGAAGGCTGGTATTTTGTGGTAGCCTATAATCAAATAGATTATTTTGTACAGCGATTTTATGTTAAATAA
- a CDS encoding T9SS type A sorting domain-containing protein, whose amino-acid sequence MKKFTILLVSLCLGIALPAQTVLWGGPNDPNSSFSAGLGNWTTRGLSSSISDSASNAIWSYTASGNSRGAYSDLAGRINSPTFANGAIIFDSDFLDNGGVEGNEGKGVAPSPHSGSLTSPLIDCSSFTSVAVSFYQYYQNFLSECFLEVSVDSGSTWTRIRINQDILPGNGTARNNHQVIDITTHAAGKSGVQLRFIFEGDYYFWIIDDVSLVSLPDLDVALVQAFYSPSAYSQPRSQICQDTFRFSSTVSNLGGLAQNEVVLKVEVLDKDRTSVLFTDSTVISTLEVNDDNRNIAMAEHFVPDQLDLGKYFIRWTIRGGVGTDYNPRNNARLDSFEVSSSQYSVAPRVRGGVRANGGTAYSVAALYKTSDCWNQNDKFLAKGAEFSLVYGSGATIKNYIFKILLLKVQDTVNADFSNFSAEGGVSGASTELLSEELFTGDDEAAYSIIAIPLTDSRTGGDLVLSPKSRYFLVASHQNEPSEDENTWRYHGSSQEKNYSGHPFTVPVIDNAGYWFESWPEGEAPFLRLNIEVVTKTDEVALADHVLRVFPNPVVDDNLQYQLEFENPTNANITVFDVNGRLLDFISHKNVVHLNQELNVSGLAAGQYFIRVSTEEGTKTKLFSVLR is encoded by the coding sequence ATGAAAAAATTTACTATTTTATTGGTTTCCTTATGTTTAGGAATTGCACTACCCGCGCAAACCGTTTTGTGGGGAGGCCCTAATGACCCCAACTCAAGTTTTTCAGCCGGCTTGGGCAATTGGACCACAAGGGGCTTAAGTTCCAGTATATCCGATTCTGCCTCCAATGCCATTTGGTCCTATACGGCTTCCGGAAATTCCCGGGGAGCTTATTCCGATTTGGCAGGGAGGATCAATTCACCCACTTTTGCCAACGGTGCCATCATTTTTGATTCGGATTTTCTCGACAATGGTGGGGTGGAAGGGAATGAGGGAAAAGGGGTCGCACCTTCCCCACACAGTGGTTCACTCACCAGTCCTTTGATAGATTGCTCAAGTTTTACTTCAGTAGCAGTTTCGTTTTATCAGTATTATCAAAATTTCTTGTCCGAATGTTTTTTGGAAGTGAGCGTTGACAGCGGATCTACTTGGACCAGAATCAGAATAAACCAAGACATCCTGCCAGGTAATGGCACTGCCAGAAACAATCATCAGGTAATTGACATTACTACCCATGCGGCTGGAAAATCAGGCGTCCAACTGCGTTTTATCTTTGAAGGTGATTACTACTTTTGGATCATTGACGATGTAAGCCTGGTGTCCCTTCCTGATTTGGATGTTGCGCTTGTCCAGGCTTTTTACAGTCCTTCAGCTTATAGCCAGCCACGTTCACAAATATGCCAAGATACTTTTAGGTTTAGTTCTACTGTGAGCAACCTTGGAGGTTTGGCACAAAATGAAGTGGTGCTTAAAGTGGAGGTATTGGATAAAGACAGAACCAGTGTTTTGTTTACCGATAGCACAGTGATTTCAACCCTGGAAGTAAATGACGACAACCGCAATATAGCAATGGCAGAACATTTTGTTCCAGACCAATTGGATTTGGGAAAATATTTCATCCGTTGGACCATAAGGGGAGGAGTTGGAACGGACTATAATCCAAGAAACAATGCCAGATTGGATTCCTTTGAGGTTTCATCCAGTCAATATTCTGTCGCTCCAAGAGTGAGGGGTGGTGTACGAGCCAATGGAGGGACTGCCTATTCTGTGGCAGCGCTCTATAAGACCTCTGATTGCTGGAATCAAAATGATAAATTCCTTGCCAAGGGAGCTGAATTTTCGCTGGTATATGGCTCTGGTGCTACCATCAAAAATTATATTTTCAAAATTTTACTTTTGAAAGTTCAGGATACCGTCAATGCTGATTTCAGTAATTTTTCAGCGGAGGGAGGTGTGTCCGGTGCGTCCACTGAACTATTGTCAGAAGAATTGTTTACAGGAGATGATGAAGCTGCTTATTCAATCATTGCCATTCCATTGACGGACAGCCGTACAGGCGGAGATCTGGTTCTATCTCCAAAGAGCCGTTATTTTCTGGTGGCCAGTCATCAAAATGAACCAAGTGAAGATGAAAATACCTGGAGATATCACGGTTCCAGTCAGGAGAAAAATTATAGCGGACATCCATTTACAGTGCCGGTCATTGACAATGCCGGATATTGGTTTGAATCATGGCCTGAAGGGGAGGCGCCATTCTTGAGATTAAATATTGAAGTGGTGACTAAGACAGATGAAGTAGCTCTGGCAGATCATGTATTGCGCGTATTTCCCAATCCGGTGGTGGATGATAATCTTCAATATCAATTGGAATTTGAAAACCCCACCAACGCAAACATTACTGTGTTTGATGTAAATGGAAGACTGCTTGATTTTATCAGCCACAAAAATGTAGTACATCTTAATCAGGAACTCAATGTATCAGGTTTGGCCGCTGGGCAATATTTTATCAGAGTTTCTACAGAAGAAGGAACAAAGACAAAATTGTTTAGCGTGCTTAGATAA
- a CDS encoding prohibitin family protein yields MVSSKNIGFLFFLLLTLLLSSCTVVKQGQFGIKRTLGKYNDKVYTSGLKVYNPFVSTIIKVSGQTENIEVNINIPSKEGLTIQSEVSILYRVIQKSAKDLLIEVGLDYEETIILPVFRSAVADVTSKYFAKDMHSGNRPEIEVAIRELMMQTLKSKGILVENVLLKSISLPKNINKAIEDKLEAEQQAQRMEFVLQQERKEAERKIIQAEALRDANKIITEGLTPNILQYKTLEAWLELSKSSNSKIIIGNGTSVPMMMNIDDNNPKTGLGASDKK; encoded by the coding sequence ATGGTGTCAAGTAAAAACATTGGTTTCCTCTTCTTTCTATTGCTTACCCTGCTCCTGAGCTCCTGTACAGTTGTAAAGCAAGGTCAGTTTGGTATTAAAAGGACTTTGGGTAAATACAATGACAAGGTCTATACCAGTGGTTTAAAAGTGTACAATCCGTTTGTGAGCACTATTATTAAAGTTTCAGGCCAAACTGAAAATATTGAAGTGAATATTAATATTCCTTCCAAAGAAGGACTTACCATTCAAAGCGAAGTTTCAATTTTGTACAGGGTGATACAGAAATCTGCAAAAGATCTATTGATCGAAGTGGGATTGGACTACGAAGAGACCATTATCTTACCGGTATTCAGATCAGCTGTAGCAGATGTTACCAGCAAATATTTTGCAAAAGACATGCACAGCGGAAATCGTCCCGAGATCGAAGTGGCCATCCGGGAATTAATGATGCAAACCCTCAAATCCAAAGGTATTTTGGTGGAAAATGTGCTCTTAAAAAGCATCTCTTTACCAAAGAATATCAACAAAGCCATTGAAGATAAATTGGAAGCTGAGCAACAGGCTCAAAGAATGGAATTTGTCCTTCAACAAGAGAGAAAAGAAGCAGAACGAAAAATTATTCAGGCCGAAGCACTTAGAGATGCCAATAAAATTATAACAGAAGGGCTTACACCCAACATACTTCAATACAAAACACTGGAGGCATGGTTGGAATTAAGTAAATCCAGCAATTCAAAAATCATTATTGGCAATGGGACCTCAGTACCGATGATGATGAACATCGATGACAACAACCCAAAAACTGGACTCGGGGCTTCTGACAAAAAATAA
- a CDS encoding M23 family metallopeptidase, whose amino-acid sequence MLIIREEDTFEEIETYKLTLLNVYILLSSLFFASGLILLALIIATPLKTYIPGYGDVKNTGEFIQLEKRLENLDKELKAREVYIDNFRRMISNEPITTADVTKDITINQEVSNPIPKIKEDSLLRANYQQNLGKSQSTKQQSKPIRNFTNSGTDIDKDLYDLPFSSPLKGTLGAHFGPDKDHFGLDIIAPENSPIKSILPGVVIQSDWTLENGHTISIQHANNLVSVYKHNSALLKRTGTNVRSGEAIAIIGNTGTLTKGPHLHFELWHKGNPVDPAQYIRF is encoded by the coding sequence TTGCTGATAATCAGAGAAGAAGATACCTTTGAAGAAATTGAAACCTACAAATTAACCCTGTTGAATGTTTATATTTTACTCAGTTCCTTGTTTTTTGCTTCTGGATTAATTCTTTTGGCATTAATTATAGCAACACCTCTTAAAACATACATCCCAGGGTATGGCGATGTCAAAAACACAGGTGAATTCATCCAATTAGAAAAAAGATTGGAAAATTTGGACAAGGAACTTAAAGCAAGAGAGGTGTATATTGATAATTTCAGGAGGATGATCTCCAACGAACCCATCACAACTGCCGATGTCACCAAGGACATTACTATTAATCAGGAAGTTAGCAATCCAATTCCCAAAATAAAAGAAGATTCTTTGTTAAGAGCCAATTACCAGCAAAATCTCGGGAAATCACAAAGCACGAAACAACAAAGTAAACCGATCAGAAATTTTACAAACAGCGGTACTGATATTGATAAAGATCTGTACGATTTGCCTTTTAGCTCTCCATTAAAAGGTACTCTTGGAGCTCATTTTGGCCCGGACAAGGACCATTTCGGATTGGACATTATTGCTCCTGAAAATTCGCCCATCAAATCCATCCTTCCCGGAGTTGTGATCCAGTCAGATTGGACCCTGGAAAACGGGCATACCATCTCAATTCAACACGCAAACAACCTGGTTTCAGTTTACAAGCACAATTCTGCACTACTCAAAAGGACAGGAACAAACGTGCGCTCTGGAGAAGCCATTGCCATCATTGGCAATACAGGAACCCTCACCAAAGGACCGCATCTTCACTTTGAACTATGGCACAAAGGCAATCCCGTGGATCCTGCTCAATACATCCGGTTCTAA
- a CDS encoding tetratricopeptide repeat protein: MFVNKSSFLFFAFSLILFFSACVTKRKKGDSSALGRFYHNTTAKYNAWFNANEILKTSLLNFERNHKDNYSEILPVFPYNAIANPDSEKPNLDKAILKVSTDISMHRISRWTDDCYFILAKSQYLKKDYETAEETYKFLLEEYSPASIIRNTKKLKEKSKLDLKKEKQRKLEEKKEAAEALKKEKAKSSKAKSKAKQQAKKKAQAKKKKGKTAAKPKVNQVPASSKKADTNPVVKKSEDRALAPITEIKKTEKTPNLKNVGSKLVPHRPVYWEASIWSAKNLIERAKYYEAASILKEIDSDANTPEYLYEDLNATFAHVYLRQNKYEQAIPYLKNAIEFGKSKKRKARYAFILGQLYQRFNRPVSSDEYFGMVLKMNPGYELRFQSKMNLLLNQGLGTDNVAETEKSILKLLKDPKNKDFEPEIYFALGQIALRANRREEGINYLKQCVSAQATNNGIKSNAYQVLADLHFESQQYGLSKNYFDSTLLLLAKNDPRRAYPSKMVANLSEIATQLDIIYLQDSLIKIAGLSTKEKRALAIQIKNRNKPKTVNPTGAGGSMIPENAFDKMGIGSSGFGERFDRSLVGQSDANAGGKDGKSSSYFAYDQRALNKGRSTFEQVWGVRNLEDNWRRSNKSSFVSEFESITQGSDDKAGENLEEDLANILRGIPTTEQELDAAHKKIQEAMFKLGVLYREKIEQYKKSKETHQDLLTRYPTFDRREDALYYIYLNCVELNERECADWASNELQTQYKNSRYTRILTDPAFARSLGQKKDELVESYHQAYKLYDEKAFESSFQILNIIKAGNRSPHPIDPKIQMLYALCIAKVSGKDAYMEELKNLIAQYPSTPEESKAKEIMRFLKGDEEAFGTVSITEAKKIDFKQEDNKTHFVFLIFFNPPERQMDKSKIALSDYHAKYHKLDNLKMTSLEFDKDKNTSLILIRQFENKSAAMKYIASAQRNQAEYIPGVSNYELYTSTQANYRLILENRSLKEYQEFFKQNYVQ; encoded by the coding sequence ATGTTTGTGAACAAATCATCCTTTTTGTTTTTTGCCTTTTCCCTTATCCTGTTTTTTAGTGCTTGCGTAACTAAAAGAAAGAAAGGTGATTCCTCTGCTCTTGGTCGCTTTTATCACAACACAACCGCAAAATATAACGCATGGTTTAATGCCAATGAAATACTCAAAACCAGCCTTCTCAACTTTGAGAGAAACCATAAAGATAATTATTCAGAGATACTCCCGGTATTTCCTTACAATGCCATAGCCAACCCCGACTCGGAAAAACCAAATCTTGATAAAGCCATCCTGAAGGTTTCTACGGATATCTCGATGCACCGCATCAGCCGTTGGACGGATGATTGCTATTTTATTTTGGCGAAATCCCAGTACCTGAAAAAGGATTACGAGACAGCAGAAGAAACCTATAAATTTTTACTGGAAGAGTATAGTCCCGCCAGCATCATACGGAATACAAAAAAGTTGAAGGAAAAGTCCAAGCTGGATCTCAAGAAGGAGAAGCAAAGAAAGTTAGAAGAAAAAAAAGAAGCTGCTGAAGCTTTAAAAAAGGAAAAGGCGAAATCCAGCAAGGCAAAATCAAAGGCAAAGCAACAGGCCAAAAAGAAAGCCCAGGCAAAGAAGAAAAAAGGAAAAACGGCCGCGAAGCCCAAAGTCAACCAAGTTCCTGCTTCCAGCAAGAAGGCGGATACCAATCCGGTGGTTAAAAAATCAGAGGATCGAGCACTTGCACCCATCACCGAAATTAAGAAGACAGAAAAAACACCCAACCTAAAAAATGTGGGTTCAAAGTTGGTACCACACAGACCGGTATATTGGGAAGCATCCATCTGGTCAGCCAAGAATTTAATAGAAAGGGCAAAATACTATGAAGCCGCATCCATCCTGAAAGAAATCGATTCGGATGCCAACACCCCTGAATATCTTTATGAGGATCTGAATGCCACATTTGCACATGTCTATCTGCGTCAAAATAAATATGAGCAAGCCATTCCCTATTTGAAGAATGCGATTGAATTTGGAAAATCGAAAAAACGCAAGGCCAGGTATGCTTTTATTTTAGGTCAATTGTACCAAAGGTTTAATCGGCCGGTGAGTTCAGATGAATATTTTGGCATGGTCCTCAAAATGAATCCGGGGTATGAGTTGAGATTTCAATCCAAAATGAACCTATTGCTCAATCAAGGATTGGGGACAGACAATGTGGCTGAAACTGAAAAATCCATCTTAAAATTATTAAAGGATCCAAAGAACAAGGATTTTGAACCCGAGATTTATTTTGCCCTGGGGCAGATTGCATTGAGGGCAAATAGAAGAGAAGAGGGAATTAACTATTTAAAACAATGTGTTTCAGCGCAGGCTACTAACAATGGGATCAAGTCCAATGCGTATCAAGTTTTGGCAGACCTTCATTTTGAATCCCAACAATATGGACTTTCAAAAAATTATTTTGACAGCACTTTGTTGCTTTTGGCCAAAAATGATCCCCGACGGGCCTATCCATCTAAAATGGTGGCTAACCTGAGTGAAATTGCCACCCAGCTTGATATCATTTATCTGCAAGACAGTCTGATCAAAATTGCAGGCCTTTCTACAAAAGAGAAGAGGGCTTTGGCAATACAGATCAAAAATCGCAATAAACCCAAAACGGTCAATCCAACCGGAGCAGGTGGATCGATGATTCCTGAAAATGCATTTGATAAAATGGGAATCGGCAGCAGCGGTTTCGGAGAGCGATTTGACCGAAGTCTGGTGGGGCAATCAGATGCCAATGCAGGTGGTAAAGATGGCAAATCAAGTAGTTACTTTGCCTACGACCAAAGGGCATTAAACAAAGGAAGAAGTACCTTTGAACAAGTTTGGGGAGTGAGAAATCTGGAAGACAATTGGAGAAGATCCAATAAATCTTCATTTGTTTCAGAATTCGAATCCATTACCCAGGGATCGGATGACAAAGCGGGAGAGAACCTGGAAGAGGACCTGGCGAACATCCTGCGCGGTATTCCTACTACTGAACAAGAGCTTGATGCAGCCCATAAAAAGATCCAGGAAGCCATGTTTAAATTGGGTGTATTGTACCGGGAGAAAATTGAACAATATAAAAAATCCAAAGAGACTCATCAGGATTTGCTGACCAGGTACCCCACATTTGACAGGAGAGAAGATGCCTTGTATTATATTTACCTGAACTGTGTCGAACTCAATGAACGGGAATGCGCCGATTGGGCTTCGAACGAACTGCAAACACAATATAAGAATTCTCGATACACCCGCATTCTTACCGATCCTGCTTTTGCCAGAAGTCTGGGTCAGAAGAAAGATGAATTGGTAGAATCCTATCATCAGGCTTATAAACTGTACGATGAAAAAGCATTTGAATCTTCTTTTCAGATATTAAATATCATAAAAGCAGGAAACAGATCTCCGCATCCGATCGATCCAAAGATTCAAATGCTATATGCTTTGTGCATCGCAAAGGTCTCCGGAAAAGATGCCTATATGGAAGAGCTAAAGAATCTGATTGCTCAATATCCGTCAACTCCTGAGGAAAGCAAAGCCAAGGAGATTATGCGATTCTTAAAAGGGGATGAAGAAGCATTTGGAACAGTCTCCATCACTGAAGCCAAAAAAATTGACTTCAAGCAGGAGGACAATAAAACCCATTTTGTGTTTCTCATATTTTTTAACCCTCCGGAACGACAAATGGATAAGTCCAAAATTGCCTTATCCGATTACCATGCCAAATACCATAAATTGGACAATTTAAAAATGACCAGCCTTGAGTTTGATAAAGATAAAAATACTTCCTTGATTTTGATTCGGCAATTTGAAAATAAATCAGCTGCCATGAAATATATTGCATCTGCTCAAAGAAACCAGGCCGAATACATTCCCGGAGTATCCAATTATGAGTTATACACTTCCACGCAAGCCAATTATCGATTAATTTTAGAAAACAGATCTTTAAAGGAATACCAGGAATTCTTCAAGCAGAATTACGTGCAATAA
- a CDS encoding 3-deoxy-D-manno-octulosonic acid transferase: MWIYRLLVSLYFSLISFASYFRKDALLWKKGRNQWKKKYVHLNPDHRESIWIHCSSLGEFEQGRPLIESIRKNHPQAFLWLSFYSPSGFEIRKNYDQVNVVSYFPSDTKSDVSAFLQMVRPKLVIFVKYDFWYETLHQLNLNKIPFVYISMHLRSDHILFRSFMNHFRKILLQGRHFFLQNNESSTLASRLGIEHYTVCGDTRLDRVLQIAKNPEISELVNHFCGSKKILVAGSVWEDDVALIASSWKNMNHNLWKLILAPHQPDEKHLAKIESQFPAATVRLSNLNLATDLPILIIDGIGQLSSIYAKASLAYVGGGFGKSIHNILEPAAHLKSVCFGPAHRKFPEAASMIHLGIGFEIQHPDSLTQLAQCAEQESWCTDKAVKLKNYLLEHSGATHCIYQKLVELQLL, encoded by the coding sequence ATGTGGATTTACAGATTGCTTGTATCTCTTTATTTTAGTTTGATAAGCTTTGCATCCTATTTTAGAAAAGATGCATTGTTGTGGAAAAAAGGAAGAAATCAATGGAAGAAGAAATACGTCCATTTGAATCCAGATCATAGAGAATCCATTTGGATTCATTGCTCTTCACTTGGAGAGTTTGAACAGGGAAGACCATTGATTGAATCAATTAGAAAAAATCATCCGCAGGCATTTTTGTGGCTCAGCTTTTATTCTCCTTCCGGCTTCGAAATTCGAAAAAATTACGATCAGGTCAATGTCGTAAGCTATTTCCCATCGGATACAAAAAGCGATGTTTCTGCCTTTCTTCAAATGGTCAGACCCAAATTGGTAATTTTTGTAAAATACGATTTTTGGTACGAGACACTCCATCAGCTGAATTTAAACAAGATTCCCTTTGTGTATATTTCGATGCACCTCAGGTCAGATCACATTTTATTCAGATCATTCATGAACCATTTCCGCAAAATCCTTCTGCAAGGAAGGCATTTTTTCCTCCAGAACAATGAATCTTCCACTCTGGCAAGTCGGCTTGGAATCGAACATTACACAGTTTGTGGTGATACCAGACTAGACCGGGTTCTTCAAATAGCCAAAAACCCTGAAATTTCAGAACTGGTTAACCATTTTTGTGGAAGTAAAAAAATTTTAGTCGCAGGAAGCGTTTGGGAAGATGATGTGGCTTTAATTGCTTCTTCCTGGAAGAACATGAATCATAATCTTTGGAAGTTGATCCTTGCGCCTCATCAACCTGATGAAAAACATCTTGCAAAAATAGAGTCCCAATTTCCGGCAGCCACTGTAAGACTTTCAAATCTTAATCTAGCTACTGATCTACCCATTCTGATAATTGATGGGATAGGACAACTTTCGTCCATTTATGCCAAAGCCTCCCTCGCTTATGTGGGTGGGGGATTTGGAAAAAGTATTCACAATATTCTGGAACCAGCCGCTCATCTTAAATCAGTTTGCTTTGGACCGGCCCACCGAAAATTTCCGGAGGCTGCATCAATGATCCATTTAGGTATAGGATTTGAAATTCAACACCCGGATTCACTCACCCAACTGGCTCAATGTGCAGAACAGGAATCCTGGTGCACCGATAAAGCAGTCAAGTTAAAAAACTACCTTTTGGAGCATTCAGGCGCTACACATTGTATCTATCAGAAATTGGTGGAATTGCAACTGCTGTGA
- a CDS encoding DUF1761 domain-containing protein, producing MNWIAILVAALVPSFLGFIWYHEKVMGTVWMKETGLTKEAIEKDFNMARTMILSLLFSFMLSMSLNPITIHQLGVHSALLNAVEDPARADAAKEVLAKFEGQGEYANEFRTFRHGMVHGMLVGIFLVLPIMATNGMYEKKSFKLTFINTLFWTLTLMLMGGIICAWK from the coding sequence ATGAATTGGATTGCCATTTTAGTAGCTGCATTGGTTCCCAGCTTTTTGGGATTTATTTGGTATCATGAAAAAGTAATGGGCACTGTTTGGATGAAAGAAACGGGCCTTACCAAAGAAGCCATCGAAAAAGATTTCAACATGGCCAGAACCATGATTCTTTCCCTCCTGTTTTCATTTATGCTATCTATGAGTTTAAACCCCATTACAATTCATCAATTAGGAGTACACAGTGCTCTGTTAAATGCAGTGGAAGATCCTGCCAGAGCAGATGCTGCAAAAGAAGTTTTGGCCAAATTTGAAGGTCAGGGTGAATACGCCAATGAGTTTCGAACTTTTAGGCATGGAATGGTTCATGGGATGCTCGTGGGAATATTTTTGGTGTTGCCCATTATGGCCACCAATGGGATGTACGAGAAAAAATCATTCAAACTGACATTTATCAACACTTTGTTTTGGACCTTGACATTGATGCTGATGGGAGGTATTATTTGCGCCTGGAAGTAA